The segment CAGCCATGTCCAGCGTCATCACCGAGGTTGCCGTCCAGGTCTTCAAGACCGAGGCGCGCACCGCCGTCGATTCCTACGGGCATCGACACCCCGGACCGTCCGTCCCGACCACCCAGGCACTGTTGCGCATCACCGATTCCGACGGCGTCAGCGGCTACGTCCTGGGCAAGCCCAACTACCTGCGCGAAGACCAAGTGGAGCAACACTTCCGGCCGGTCATGATCGGCACCGACCCGTTGCACCGCGAGGAGATGGACCGCAAGTTCGCGATCCGACAGCGCACCAGAGCCGTCGAACTGCCCGAGCACACCTGCAGCTACCTCGATCAGGCACTGTGGGATCTGGCGGGCAACCGGTTCGACACCCCGGTGTGGAAGCTGCTCGGCGGGGCCCGCAGCGAGGTCAAGGCCTACGCGAGCACCATGTGTGGAGACACCATCGAGGGCGGACTGTCGAGCCCGCAGGAGTACGCGGATTTCGCTGTGGCGCTGAAGAATCAGGGCTACCAGGGAATCAAACTGCACACTTGGATGCCGCCGCTCGAAGGGGCACCGAGCCTCACCAGGGACATCGAGGCCTGCGCCGCGGTGCGAGATGCCGTCGGGCCCGGGTTCTCGTTGATGCTCGACGGCTATCACTGGTACTCGCGTAGCGATGCGCTCGAGCTCGGCCGCGAACTGGACGCGCTGAAGTTCGATTGGTTCGAGGAGCCGATGGACGAGTTCTCGATGCGCTCGTACAAATGGCTCGCGAATCAGATCGACACTCCGGTGATCGGCCCGGAGACCACTCCTGGTCGGCATCGTTCGCGGGCGGACTGGATCGCCGACGAGGCATGCGACATCCTGCGAGTCGGCGCGATGAACGGCGGCGGCATCACGCCTGCACTCAAGACGGTGCACATGGCCGACGGGTTCGGGCTCGAGTGCGAGATCCACGGCAACGGTGCACCCAATCTGGCGCTCGTCGGCGGTGCCCCCAACATCCAGTGGTACGAGCGCGGCCTGCTGCATCCGCTGGTGGACTACGACTGGGTGCCACCACACCTGAAGTCCATCGTCGACCCGATCGACGCGAACGGAATGGTGCAGATGCCGACCTGTCCGGGCCTGGGCGAGGACATCGACCTCGAGTACATCTCGAACAATCTGATCGCCGAGTACTGATGGCCGTCGACAATATCGGTGTCCGCGTATGAAACATCGTTCATCATGAGGGACACTGTCTTCATGGTGAACGATGTCACGGCCACAGCTGCGCCGGATAGTCAGCCGGTGAAGTCGGCCGAACGCACGATCCACATCCTCGAGACCCTGGCGGCGTCCCCCACGCGCATGAGTCTCGGCGAGCTCCAGGAGGCCTGCGGGTACCCACGGTCGAGTCTGCACGCCCTGCTCCGGACGCTCAAGGACCTGCGCTGGATCGAGGCCGACGAGTCCGGCTCGCGGTACGGCATCGGCACCCACGCCCTGCTCACCGGCACGTCCTACCTCGACAAGGACTCCGTCGTCGGCCGAGCCGCGGCAGTGCTCGAAACACTGCGCTCCGATGTGCGGCACACCGTGCACTTCGCCAGACGCGACGAGGACTGCGTCATCTACCTCGCCAGCCGCGGTTCCAAGCTCGAGGTGCGTCGCATGCACCGCGTCGGACGCAAGTTGCCGTGCCACGTCACCGCCCTCGGGCAAGCACTGCTCGCCGAGCTGACGACCGACGAGGTGACGACGCTACTTCCGAAGAAGCTCGAGCGGTACACCGCGAACACCATCGTCGACCGAGATGCCCTCATCGCCGAACTCGCTCAGGTGCGCAGGCGCGGCTGGTCGCTCGAGCAGGAGCAGGGCACTGTCGGCGTGGTGTGCATCGCGACCGTCGTGCCGTATCGAATTCCTGCCACCGATGCGCTGAGTGTCTCGATGCCCGCCGGGATCGCCTCCTACCCCGGCGAACTGGAACGTATCGCCGGCGTGCTGACCGAACACGCCGCCGCCTGGGCACGCGAACTGCGCGCCGAGGGAGTTCGCTGACGTACCCGGATGCGTGTCCTACGTCCACCGAACGCCGACCAGGCGGGTAACGTCGGAAACGAGCTGAAGACTTACTGTTCGATCGCGAAGAAGGACACCTTCATGCCGGACGACGCTGTGCGCGAGCGTTCCTCGCACGAGGCGATTTCCTCTGTCCTCGCCGATGTGAACGCTGTCCGCCCGGTGTTCCAACCCGTGATCGAACTCGCCACCGGAACCGTCCTCGGGTACGAGGCTCTGGCGCGGTGGCCCGAGTGGCCCCTACTGGACCTGGATTCCGTGTTTTCGACGGCGGCAGATCTGGGCGTGGTGGACGATCTCGATTGGGCTTGTCGCACAGGCGCGGTCGACGCGGCACTCGCTGCAGGGATGGCACAGGAATTGTGTTTGTTCGTCAACGTAGAACCCCATACCGCGACCGGACCGACCGACGCCGCCAAGCGCGCGTTCGCAGCAGCCGAGGGCCGATTTTCCGTGGTGTTGGAGTTGACGGAGAGGTCACTGCTGGCCGATCCCGCAGTGTTGTTGGCCGTGGTTGCCGACGGTCGGCGGGCAGGATGCCGCATCGCTCTGGACGACATCAGCGTGCATCCGGACACGGTGACCATGCTCGAGTTCGTCGCACCGGACATCATCAAGCTCGACCGTTCGTTGGTCCAGCGAGATCCGAATCGAGCGCAGGCGCGCGTGATCGCCGCGGTACGAGCGCATTCCGAGGCGACCGGGGCGACCGTTCTGGCAGAGGGGATCGAAAACGACGAACACCTCGCCCGCGCTCACTCACTCGGGGCGGTACTGGGCCAGGGATGGCTGTTCGGAAGGCCCGGTCCGCTGCCCGAGTCGGTGCGGACCGCACCGGGTGCGCTGTCGATTCTGAGCGAGCCCGTTGCCAACTCCGGTCTGGTGCCGAACATGCCATCGGATCTGTTCGAGCTCGTGGCTCCGTCGATCGGAACCAAAGCCTTCATCCGCGCCATCTCCCGCCAGATCGAGGACCACGCCCGCGATACCAACGATTCGCTGGCCCTCATCTCCACCTTCCAGCATTCCCGTTGGTTCAGCCCGTCTGTCGCTGAGCAATACGCCTTGCTGGCCACCAAGCACGCATTCGTCGCGGCCGTGGGCGTCGGTCTGGGAGGCGAACCTGCACCGGGTGTGCGCGGGGCAGATCTCGACCCCACGGAGGAGTTCACCCGGGAGTGGACGATCACCGCGGTCGGTCAGCACTATTTCTCGGCGCTCATCGCCCGCGATCTGGGCGATACCGACTGCGCCGACGCGGATCGACGATTCGAGTTCGTGCACACGCACAATCGGCAGCTCGTCGTCGCCGCGGCCAGATCGCTCATGCGCCGCATCATTCCCATGTGACCGGGGCCGATACCGGCTAGCGCACCAGCACCCTCGCCACGGTCCACGCACGACCCTGCTCGCTCAGCGTGAATCCGAGCCCCGGGCGAGCGGACAGGTGCATGCGTCCGTCCCGGGTCTCCAGGTGCTCGTCGAACAGCGGGTCCAGCCAGTCGAAATGCTCCACCCACGTCTGCAATGGATACACCGCCGCGAGGTGCAGATGGATCTCCATGGCGAAGTGCGGGGCCAGCTGCAGATTGTGGTGCTCTGCCAACGCCGCCAACTTCAGGAACTGCGTGATTCCGCCGATGCGGGGAGCGTCGGGCTGGAGGATGTCGACCGATCCGGCCTCGATGAGTCGCACGTGCTCGCCGACGCTGGCCAGCATCCCCCCCGTCGCGATGGACGTATCGAGACCACGAGCGAGCTGCGCGTGCCCCTCGGCGTCGTAGGCATCGAGTGGCTCCTCGATCCAGACGAGATCGAACTGCTCCAGGATGCGGCACATGCGGTTCGCCGTTGGTCGATCCCATTGCTGATTGGCGTCGACCATCAACGGGATGTCTTCGCCGAGAAACTCGCGCACCGCGGTGACTCGGGCGATGTCGGTGCGCCAATCAGGCTGTCCCACCTTGATTTTGAGCCCGCCGATGCCGTTGGCCAGTGAGATGGCGGCGTTCTCGATGACCTCCTCGATCGGCGTGTGCAGAAATCCGCCGGAAGTGTTGTAGGTCTGCACCGAATCGCGCGCCGAGCCGATCAGCTTCGCCAGCGGCAAACCGGCCCTCTTGGCCTTGAGATCCCACAGCGCGATGTCGATTGCGGCAATCGCCTGCGTGGCAACACCGCTACGCCCCACCGAGGCTCCGGCCCACACCAGTTTCGTCCAGATCTTGCCGATGTCATTGGGGTCCTCGCCGATCAGAACTGGGGCGATCTCCTGGGCATGCGCAAATTGGGCGGGACCACCTGCCCTCTTGGAATAGCTGAAACCGATTCCCTCGTGGCCTTGTTCGGTACGAATCTCGACGAACAAGAAGACCACCTCGGTCATCGCCTTCTGGCGGCCGGTGAGCACCTTGGCGTCGCTGATCGGATTCCTCAGCGGTAGCACGACCGAGGACAGCGTCACCTCGGCGATGCGGTCGATACTCGCGGCACCGGGTGCAAGTGCAGCGATCGCAGCCCCCGGGGCGGTGAGGCC is part of the Rhodococcus sp. SBT000017 genome and harbors:
- a CDS encoding enolase C-terminal domain-like protein, which produces MSSVITEVAVQVFKTEARTAVDSYGHRHPGPSVPTTQALLRITDSDGVSGYVLGKPNYLREDQVEQHFRPVMIGTDPLHREEMDRKFAIRQRTRAVELPEHTCSYLDQALWDLAGNRFDTPVWKLLGGARSEVKAYASTMCGDTIEGGLSSPQEYADFAVALKNQGYQGIKLHTWMPPLEGAPSLTRDIEACAAVRDAVGPGFSLMLDGYHWYSRSDALELGRELDALKFDWFEEPMDEFSMRSYKWLANQIDTPVIGPETTPGRHRSRADWIADEACDILRVGAMNGGGITPALKTVHMADGFGLECEIHGNGAPNLALVGGAPNIQWYERGLLHPLVDYDWVPPHLKSIVDPIDANGMVQMPTCPGLGEDIDLEYISNNLIAEY
- a CDS encoding IclR family transcriptional regulator — translated: MVNDVTATAAPDSQPVKSAERTIHILETLAASPTRMSLGELQEACGYPRSSLHALLRTLKDLRWIEADESGSRYGIGTHALLTGTSYLDKDSVVGRAAAVLETLRSDVRHTVHFARRDEDCVIYLASRGSKLEVRRMHRVGRKLPCHVTALGQALLAELTTDEVTTLLPKKLERYTANTIVDRDALIAELAQVRRRGWSLEQEQGTVGVVCIATVVPYRIPATDALSVSMPAGIASYPGELERIAGVLTEHAAAWARELRAEGVR
- a CDS encoding EAL domain-containing protein, producing the protein MPDDAVRERSSHEAISSVLADVNAVRPVFQPVIELATGTVLGYEALARWPEWPLLDLDSVFSTAADLGVVDDLDWACRTGAVDAALAAGMAQELCLFVNVEPHTATGPTDAAKRAFAAAEGRFSVVLELTERSLLADPAVLLAVVADGRRAGCRIALDDISVHPDTVTMLEFVAPDIIKLDRSLVQRDPNRAQARVIAAVRAHSEATGATVLAEGIENDEHLARAHSLGAVLGQGWLFGRPGPLPESVRTAPGALSILSEPVANSGLVPNMPSDLFELVAPSIGTKAFIRAISRQIEDHARDTNDSLALISTFQHSRWFSPSVAEQYALLATKHAFVAAVGVGLGGEPAPGVRGADLDPTEEFTREWTITAVGQHYFSALIARDLGDTDCADADRRFEFVHTHNRQLVVAAARSLMRRIIPM
- a CDS encoding L-talarate/galactarate dehydratase; this translates as MTIDTDKPISGLTAPGAAIAALAPGAASIDRIAEVTLSSVVLPLRNPISDAKVLTGRQKAMTEVVFLFVEIRTEQGHEGIGFSYSKRAGGPAQFAHAQEIAPVLIGEDPNDIGKIWTKLVWAGASVGRSGVATQAIAAIDIALWDLKAKRAGLPLAKLIGSARDSVQTYNTSGGFLHTPIEEVIENAAISLANGIGGLKIKVGQPDWRTDIARVTAVREFLGEDIPLMVDANQQWDRPTANRMCRILEQFDLVWIEEPLDAYDAEGHAQLARGLDTSIATGGMLASVGEHVRLIEAGSVDILQPDAPRIGGITQFLKLAALAEHHNLQLAPHFAMEIHLHLAAVYPLQTWVEHFDWLDPLFDEHLETRDGRMHLSARPGLGFTLSEQGRAWTVARVLVR